From Asterias rubens chromosome 6, eAstRub1.3, whole genome shotgun sequence, one genomic window encodes:
- the LOC117291589 gene encoding uncharacterized protein LOC117291589 produces the protein MASNIKPDLSFDCPACIAKDPEVEHLKPLDTKDLSVTVQSSGKTLSFEEATKTYLQDHYSDLSCNTYRVPAAFYYYKSGNLDLKTNDEVSEGEVAKRFQREAVEKVVQRFYSWGCKHGEGILVLSEYDMRNYLKGVKAGSKKRKTINGEHDVMVIKLNTVVTFVQVKSTGVKSDKITSKETTMHSQTQTAFKQVAKDEKAFREMNADLDFISTVPVVCFVALPNMTRDHLSEIGMCNDHKGQVLTSEDLESPTEFNKRVGKCFKAEESLGLENYKELCGRYIGLASHVRIRTLPDAIEKTSAKVGKILLTPEQREMISVDNRRQVIFGNYGTGKSLILAKMAEKIVTSGEELQGIVFVVSCTSINLDRAFEAESSEQSRFGFLLSSPSHLVSHLPNLFSKKMSPFIKIMSIADLVIYCFPDTDPYSERFSPALMAKLTRGVLSKHPNAHIMWDEVPFVLTPDWTLLKDLCKQYPRTFVWVSASLVTYIGRDASDFKKSVEHELKPNFNVTLLNRCMRMTRKGFQLHQALKSHYWNPTLCPFARGNAVDGSDPQWYPLQKCSCGNTDLLRCTCFESQFTNTLERIWGLLLNIDPSHVSFIIGERKDNINRFLKDSVIKACQTLHIPVDALPTSDDDNHSTQETSEDVAPGSTCRIMDSVSCRGCESPVVIIVIEDDLRIDFRDRYGYARRDHLQMMISRALDKIFIITLPQQDIDTLVEDYPPNCEPNCADLLSQNLIVKCKFY, from the coding sequence ATGGCTTCAAACATTAAACCCGACCTGTCTTTTGATTGCCCAGCTTGCATTGCTAAGGACCCTGAGGTAGAGCATCTTAAACCGTTGGATACCAAGGATTTGAGTGTTACTGTGCAAAGTTCAGGAAAGACGCTATCCTTCGAAGAGGCAACAAAGACTTACCTTCAAGACCACTACTCAGACTTATCTTGTAACACTTACCGGGTTCCTGCTGCTTTCTATTACTACAAATCGGGGAATCTCGACTTGAAAACAAACGATGAAGTATCAGAGGGCGAGGTCGCAAAGCGGTTCCAGAGAGAAGCTGTGGAGAAGGTGGTCCAACGGTTTTACTCGTGGGGCTGTAAGCATGGGGAAGGCATTCTTGTTCTCAGTGAGTATGATATGCGCAACTATCTAAAAGGTGTGAAAGCAGGCAGTAAGAAGCGGAAAACAATCAACGGCGagcatgacgtcatggtgattAAGCTCAATACCGTAGTTACATTCGTTCAAGTCAAGAGCACCGGTGTCAAGAGTGACAAAATAACCAGCAAAGAGACAACCATGCATAGTCAGACACAAACTGCCTTCAAACAAGTTGCTAAAGATGAGAAAGCCTTCCGCGAGATGAATGCTGACCTAGACTTCATTTCAACGGTGCCCGTTGTTTGCTTTGTTGCACTGCCTAACATGACACGTGATCACTTAAGTGAAATTGGTATGTGTAACGATCACAAAGGACAAGTGCTGACAAGTGAAGATTTAGAGTCGCCAACAGAATTTAACAAGCGGGTCGGTAAATGTTTCAAGGCGGAGGAGAGTCTCGGCTTAGAGAACTACAAGGAATTGTGCGGGAGATACATTGGACTGGCGTCCCATGTACGGATTCGAACTCTACCAGACGCCATCGAGAAAACCAGTGCGAAGGTCGGGAAAATTCTGCTGACTCCTGAACAGAGAGAGATGATCAGTGTTGACAATCGACGCCAAGTCATCTTCGGAAATTACGGGACAGGAAAGTCTTTGATCTTAGCCAAAATGGCCGAGAAGATAGTTACAAGTGGCGAAGAATTGCAAGGAATAGTATTCGTTGTATCATGTACAAGTATAAATCTGGATCGTGCGTTTGAGGCGGAGTCGAGTGAACAGTCACGTTTCGGTTTCTTGCTTAGCTCTCCCAGTCATCTCGTGTCACATCTCCCGAACTTGTTCTCGAAGAAAATGTCACCTTTTATCAAGATCATGTCCATAGCTGATCTTGTCATCTACTGCTTCCCTGATACTGATCCGTACTCTGAACGTTTCAGCCCCGCATTGATGGCAAAGCTCACCCGAGGCGTCCTATCAAAGCACCCAAATGCTCATATCATGTGGGACGAGGTCCCATTTGTACTCACCCCGGACTGGACACTTCTTAAAGATCTTTGTAAGCAATACCCACGTACATTTGTCTGGGTATCCGCATCATTAGTAACGTACATTGGGAGGGATGCTTCGGACTTCAAAAAGTCTGTTGAGCATGAACTCAAACCAAACTTTAATGTAACATTGCTCAACAGGTGTATGCGAATGACGCGAAAGGGTTTTCAGCTTCACCAGGCCTTGAAGAGTCATTATTGGAACCCCACATTATGCCCATTTGCAAGGGGGAACGCAGTTGACGGGTCTGATCCTCAGTGGTACCCTCTACAGAAATGCTCCTGTGGAAACACCGACCTTCTGAGGTGCACATGTTTTGAAAGTCAATTTACCAATACACTGGAGCGTATATGGGGGCTTCTACTGAACATTGACCCATCACATGTTTCCTTCATCATTGGTGAAAGGAAAGACAACATTAACCGCTTTCTAAAGGATAGTGTGATCAAAGCGTGTCAAACATTACACATCCCAGTAGATGCTTTGCCAACATCTGATGATGATAACCACTCGACGCAAGAGACGTCAGAGGATGTCGCACCAGGGTCGACGTGCCGAATTATGGATAGTGTCAGCTGTAGAGGTTGCGAGAGTccagttgttattattgtcattGAGGACGATTTGCGAATCGATTTTAGGGATCGCTATGGGTATGCGAGACGGGACCACTTACAAATGATGATCTCCCGCGCTCTTGACAAGATCTTCATCATCACTTTGCCACAGCAAGACATCGATACGCTTGTTGAGGATTACCCACCTAATTGCGAACCAAACTGTGCAGATCTATTGTCACAAAACTTAATCGTGAAGTGCAAGTTCTACTGA